The Sorghum bicolor cultivar BTx623 chromosome 6, Sorghum_bicolor_NCBIv3, whole genome shotgun sequence genome contains the following window.
TAATGTATGCAAGTTTGTGTCATGTATTGCCCAGCCGCAAGAGAATCTATGGAGCATGAAAAAGGTACTTGGTTTAAAAGATCAACTAATTAAAGTCTGAAAGAGTGGCGTACCTGTGATCAGGGTAGTGAGTGTAGGTACAGTCAAAGTTGGGGGTCGCAATAAGCACACCTCAGCTATTTTCTCTTTTTGCCACTGACCGTACTCGAGCTTTCTTACGTGGCCATCATGGTATCCGTCAACATGCAAAAACCAACTTGCAAGGGACCATGACGCGCAGGGCATAAATTAGGAAACTTAAAATCCTACTTCTAACTATGCCCTCTAACTATAACTTTAGCAAAACCTAAACAAGAAAAAACATCTAAATATGCAACTATAGTTTTGGTAATATGTAGCTATCTCTATCGTAAAACAGTTATGTAACCCAAGTTCCAAACCTATCAACTAGCCAATAATCAACTAAGCTAGAAAAGATAAAGTACACAACTAAGATTACAATATAAATGAGAAAGTTCAAGATGAGGTAGAGATGCAAACTCCCGTCGACGACCTCGCTATTTTTACCGAGGTATCGAGAAGCATATAAGCTTCCTCCTGTGTTTGAGCCCCTCGCAAAGGCTAAGCTCTTGGTCGGGTAACTCTATGGATAGCCGCAGGGGCGGATCCAAAAATAGGCTGCGTCCCGGGCTAATTACTGGGCTTTTCTTGTGTCGGAGGGGACAAATAAGCTGACTAGGCTTTTAATGTGTTTTTAATAATACTTATTTCCATAGTTTCTGGGCCTCGCCCCGCGCTGCAGCCCAGGTAGCCCGGGGCCTGGATCCGCCCCTGGATAGCCACGACGCTTCCCCACATGCAAGTGGGTCTCCAACATGTCTTCCGGCAAGCCTCTCATGGATGCTCCCCGTCACGCCGTCTTCACTACCAAGCTTTCAGCCGAAACGCCGCAGACCTTGTTCCCTCTGGTACATGGTGGTGGTAACAAAACAAGTGCGGATGGTGTGGTCTCACAAGACTATAAGCCCCACCGAGTACACCAATGGTATGTGCAAGCACCGAGTGACAAGAGGTATGCAAACCTCACTAGCAACTAAGCCTAAGCCTAGAGCAAGCGCATATGAGTGTGATCTAATCAACCTAGTAAGCACTTTGTAAAGCACCTATCTATGTTAATCACCGAATATTTTGCTAAGCACTATGCATGTGGAGGGCACTAAGATGGTGTAGCAACACCCTTGATATGCTTTCTCACTCCTCCAAACCTTATTTGGCCGGTTGCAACTTATAATATGGCTTCCAttgcaaatagagccgttggaagGTAGGAAACCTTTTCCTGCGTACTGTCGGATTGGACTTTGATGGGCCATCCAACCATTgtgttaggccctgtttagatggaggatgaaaattttttaggtgtcacatcggatgtgtcggaaggatgtcgggaggggtttttagaaactaataaaaaaacaaattacatagctcgtcaggaaactgcaagacaaatttattaagcataattaatctgtcattagcatatgtgggttactgtagcacttaaggctaatcatggagtaactaggcttaaaagattcgtctctcgattctcaactaaactgtgtaattagtttatttttttatttatatttaatgttccatgcatgtgtccaaagattcgatgggatggatgaaaaaattttgggtggggaactaaacagggccttatagtCTGACGCTTTTGCAGGTTACCATTGAAACTAGCCATTTTTTTGCGATAATGTATCGTAGGATGTGGCCGCTCACTGGTGCTTATCTCCTACCATCCAAAAGTGTTTTAAGATTCGTGCTGCAGCACTCTCTTCTATGTTCAGCACTTTCTTTGCCAGTGTTTTGCACTCTCTTTCCTGCTGCACATATCTCAAAGTTGTTTAGATGACCAAGATAGTAGCTGTTGAGCATGTAGAGGTCAGAAAAACACGTTATTTTTTTGGGAGCGTTGGACCAGTCTGACACACTATTCTTAGCACAGATACACTTTCGTATTTTAGGCGTAACTTTTAGCTCCAAGCTTTAATTTTGGTGACCTTGCGCTTTCGAGAAAGCTAATGAAAGCTCTACAAATTTGAACTGATGTCATGTGAATTATTTTTGAGGAGATtaaaaatcatgagaaaattcCAATTCATTGACACTAGTACAGAAAAGCTCTATGCTGGCGGTGGAGATTCTTTTTTATGAGTGATTTTAATTAAAAATGCCTATAAAAAAAATTGGTGGGCCTGGCTCAAGAACCGCCAATGAAATGGTGTATTTTCACTGGCGGTTAACTTAAGTGAACCGTCAATAAAAATGGATTTGCACTAACAGTTTTCCTACTAAAACTGCCACTAGAAATCATTTATTTCTATAGGTGGTTTCTTAAGAAACCACCACTAAAATTCAGATTTCTAGTGGCAGTTTCTTAAAAAAATCgcgaaataatttgaaattgatttttttgagttttttcaaATAACCATGTATAAAAAAACCACCAaaacgaaagttgtagatctcgaaaagttataaaactttttaGTTGATAAATTTTTCATTTGGAATCATcttattatcaaaaattatgttCGAATTCGTCAAATTTGaatcaaattttgtaaacgaccttggatggagaaactaccaatataaaagttatagattttgaaaagttataaaactttatagttgacaacttgaATTCGTTTTGGGCTTCAAACAATCAATGTATGATCAGTGTAGGATAATATGTGAGGAACCGAACTctaatctctactataattgaaatctaCTCCAGCCAATCCCCACCTGCAACATCAACGACTTACAGCACATGTCCTACAAAACAGACGGCTGAGATTAAAAGTATGATGCCAACCTTACATCCTCGCTCGCCTCACGCCTTCACGGTCGCCAGCCTCGCCTCGCCTCACGCCCTCACACCGTATCGCAAAAAAAACAAACCCCGTGAAAACCTCCGTGGTGGCCTCCGTAACTCCAAATTGATTCCGGCCGTGGAAGCCGATCGTGGCCTCCGTAAATCCAAATTGATTCCGGCCGTGGAAGACCTCCCCGATTCCGGCCGTGGAAGCCCACCTCCCCGATTCCGGCCGTGGAAGCCGTGGAGGACCGCGTCCGATCGTGGCCGTGGGAAGACCGCCCCGTGGAGGACCGTGTCCGATCGTGGCCGTGGAGGAATGGCCGTGGAGGAAGGCCGAGGACCGCGTCGGGCTGCTGCCGCATCTTGCCGAACCCAGCCGTGGAAGACCGCCTCAGGCTGCTGCCGCAGCTAGGTCGGCTAATTCGCGCGatccatctctgccttcatctaCCACAACTGACGCCCAGTTTCTCCTTCGTCTCTAAACGCCTCGTGAAGAACCAGGTCCACTTGTGCATTCCACTGTGCTTCTTCTACTactgcaaaatatatatatatatatattattatactTCTACTACTGAATTTATGCCTGCATTAATTTTTGTTTATCTCTCTGAAATTATGCCTGCATTATTATTTGTTTGTCTCTGCCCCTCCCAGCAAAGTGATAGGAGTAAAATGAATATGACAACCTGAACGCCTCGTGAAGAACCAGGTCCACTTGTGCATTCCACTGTGCTTCTTCTACTactgcaaaaatatatatatatatatatatatattatacttcTACTACTGAATTTATGGCTGCATTAATTTTTGTTTATCTCTCTGAATTTATGCCTGCGTTATTATTTGTTTGTTTCTAAATTTGTTCATTCTGATTATTCTCTTGTGGACTACTGCGATCCTTTGAAAAATCAAAAGGTGTTGCCTCCTATCCTACCCAATGTCGACGGTCCGAGATACACCCAGTGCACTAAGTGACATCACTAACGTCGCAGGTATGATGCCAAATAGGATACATGTATAGTATTTGTGGGTGTCTATTTATTTTCCATCTCTCTCTATAGATGATGCCCGACGGACGAGGGAAGAACGGAACTTGCGGCAACGGGCTCGTCGAGCCGAGATGTCCGACGAACGAAAGGAGGAGATGAGAAGGAAACAACGTGAATACTCGCGTCAATATCGACAAAGGAAGAATGTCGAATCCCAGAACTCTGCACTTTGTTTGGACAAGGAAAATATAGAATCTATGGCTATTGGTAAATATCGCATACATGACATGAATTATTATAGTACAAATACAAGATGATGTCACTCTATTTATTACTACAACAATTTATACGAGATGACACTCCATTTATGCAGGTGATCAGCATTTTGGGATAGACCAAAATTCACCATTTATTACGAACGAGTCAAATACCGAGCCAACTACAGATGGGAATCATAGCTACGGTGGACTGCTCACAGGAGCCACGATAGAAAGTAGACTACCTTTGAACAACGGTAACTATCAATTACCATCACTTCATGTGGCATATCTAATCCCAATGATGACTAGCCTTACAGAAGTGGATATGCAGATACTGCTAACACAGTGATGGACACAAGAAATAACCAACATCGAAAGAGGAAAGTTGAGTTGACCAACGAAGAGTTACAAGAAAAGAGAAGGAAGGCTGCTGAGTACCAACGTCAATATCGAGCACGAAAAAAGGCTGAGTTGCAAAATAATAAAACCACGAGCATTGCCAACCAAGACAGTGGTGGAGTAATTGTTCAACCGTCCACAACCGCAAGTGCGAATTTGGGAACTGGATTATCGACAATAGTGCAAATTGATGACTCTGAGGAGCCTACAGATTGGTTACACAAAAATGATAATTATGTTCCTACACGTAGGGAACCACCTATTGCCcaaaaaatgatttaattatctGGTATAGCAGCATCAATATTGCCCGGAGGACGCACTGCACACTCCAGATTTAAAATTCCAATTAAAATTGGGGAGAACACAATGTGCAGCTTTTCAAAGCAAAGTGGCACTGCCGAGTTGCTTCGTAGAGCCTCGTTGATTATTTGGGATGAAGTTGCCATGACCAAGCGACAGTGTGTCGAGACACTTGATAGGTCCCTACAGGATATCATGGAATGTGGTTTGCCATTTGGAGGAAAGGTCATGGTATTTGGAGGAGACTTTAGACAGGTCCTTCCTGTGGTGCCACGTGGGACAAGAGCACAGGTAACTGATGCTACTTTGCAGAAATCATATTTGTGGGACCAAATAAGAAAGATACGATTGACACAAAACATGAGAGCACAGTCAGACCCTTGGTTTTCTGAGTACCTGCTACGAATCGGAAACGGAACCGAAGAAACAATTGGAGATGATTATGTTCGACTCCCTGATGACATTGTGATTGGATATACTGACACGGATGAGGCAGTCAATAGACTCATTTCCTCAGTGTTCCCGTCACTTGAAGAGCATGCAACATCGGCTGCCTATATGAGCGGACGGGCCATTCTATCAACCAAAAATGAACATGTTGATAGGCTGAATGCATTGATGATTGAAAGGTTTCCAGGTGAGGAGAAGGTTTACCACAGCTTTGACACAATCGTTGATGATCCTCAAAATCACTTCCCTATTGATTTTTTGAACTCAATAACTCCAAATGGCCTTCCTCCACATGAGCTAAAACTGAAAATCAATTGTCCTGTGATTCTTCTACGTAATCTAGATCCTAACAACGGCTTGTGCAATGGAACAAGGCTAATGGTCAGGGCATTGCAAGACAATGCAATTGATGCTGAGATCGTTGGTGGTCAACATGTGAGAAAAAGAGTGTTCATACCAAGGCTACCATTGTCTCCCTCGGATGATATTTCTCTTCCTTTTAAGTTCAAGAGAAAACAATTCCCAGTGAGGTTAAGTTTTGCCATGACAATAAATAAATCGCAGGGACAGACCATCCCAAACGTTGGGATCTACCTTCCAGAGCCCGTGTTCTCACATGGACAGCTTTATGTTGGTTTATCAAGGGGTGTGTCAAGATCAACAACAAGAATTTTAGCCAAACCGAAAGAGGAATTGGATCCTACAGGGAAGAGCACCAAGAATATAGTTTTCAAAGATGTCCTAAATTGGTGATAAACCGTTGATATACTCAGGTACATTAACCCAGTACTCTCTTGTTTAATTTATGAGCCTCATATAACATATTATACTATGTCATATGCTTCTGGCATTCACTATAGtgaaaaatatttctaatatAGCAAACAAATTAAATGTTGATGTGTGGTAACTGACCTTGTGTAAATTGCAACTCTGCAGTGTTCAGACTTTATCAGAAGCATCATCCTTCGCGTCCTCCCACTGCTGCTTCGGCGGAGGCGTGCCCTCCGCATTCCTGACCGTGGCCAGCTTCTCTGCCAGTCTCTGCACCAGTGCCCTCTGACCCCTTTCTCTGCAAGGAACGAACAATAATCAAATCAAATGAGAGGCCCAGTTGAAGCCGGTTTCACCACACAAGAATTCTAGCAAAACCAAAAGAGGAATTGGATACTACAGGGAAGAACACAAAGAATATAGTTTACAAAGATGTCCTAAATTGGTGATAAACTGTTGGTATACTCAGGTACATGATACTCAGGAACATTAACCCAGTAGTACTCTCTTGTATAATTTATGAGCCTCATATAACATACTATACTATGTCATATGCTTCTGGCATTCACTATAGTGAAAAATATCTCTACTgtagaaaacaaaataaatgtTGATGTGTGGTAACTGACCTTGTGTAATTTGCAACTCTGCAGTGTTGACAGGTGCCAAACCTTATCAAAGATGACATGGGACATATGACATGACACAAAGAAAAATGGCATCTTCATTGCCCTGAGACCATAACAAGTTGATGCACTTTGTCAAGAAATAATAGACTTTACTGAACAAAACAATTGTTTGGTTGTACTGTAATAAACTATGTGTGTGTTGAATTTCTGATACAAAACTATCTATATGTCTTACCTGATATATAGGGAGCGCACTGCAGCTTCTCAGCAAGTCTGGtgaatcccaacaagtcatTACTACAGTTTTGCCTTGAATTTGGCGATCTATGATATAAAGACATTTAAGCAAACTCAGAATAAGCGAAAACTTCTTACGAATTTGTGGGAATTTCAGCTCTAAACAACCAGTTCATCAATCACAGAAACTTCTATATTGGTACATAGATAACAAAAAAGTCCATCTTGTTATATTTCTAATATTCATATATAATCATACAAGGGTCCAGAGAAGTGCCTCTAACCATTGGAATACCAGATCTTATATTCATGGGGCAAGAATAAAATAAATACAACACCAATAACTAAAATAAACAACACTGACCAAAACTGCATACCCTGAACCAAGAGTAAAAGTATCACAAGGCAGAAAAGTTTTGTGGACAAACATCCAAAATCTTACTTTCACTTGAGTGCCTTACTTCACAATAAACATAGTAACTTTACCAATTAAACATATATTTGTAGCATTCCGTGTTCAAATAGAGTTATGCAAACATATTGGTCCAGATAAAGGCTTGTTTCTTACGAGCTAAAAAATCCTTGCTTTGCCTGCAATTTCTGATGACCAAAGTGAACAGCTCGCCTAAGTATGCGCCTCAGAACATACTCTCTTCCCTCATTACCTACAGATGAACACATATTAAGGGGgaaattccattctataatagaTAATAACAAAGCCCTAGAAGCATAATTGAAATAGAAAACGAAAAGTGTTTAAGAATGAGTTTACACATGAGGTTGAGCACCATCAGCGATAGCGAAAGAAAGGGTTCTTATGTGGTCAGCGACTACTCTGTAAGCCATGTCAACTTTGCCAATATCATCAGAACCTACTTTACCAGAGTATGGTTGAATTCCATCGCCAGCCAACTGCATTTACATGTTCGCACCAAATTATCAATGCATATATCCATAGAATATGATATCTAGATGCACTCCTGTGCATAAACATAAATAAAGTAACTTGAAGTATGATGCACGCAGATGACAAACATACTTGGTGAATGGCATCAAATATTGGCATGAATACATCTGTATCATAATTGCTCATTTTATTCTGAAGGATAGAAGTTAAACGCTCAAAGCCCATCCCAGTGTCCACATGTTTTGCTGGCAAAGGTCTCAATGAGCCATCTGCCTCCCTATTGAACTGTAAATGAAACCACTACTACGTCAGTACATAGAAAGAATCAACAAGGAAGTATGAAGTGTGGCACTTAGGATTAATAACTTCttaaagaaaagataaaaaagaaTGATATATTGATCATCACAATCACATCAGAAACAACAGCACTGAAACCATTACATGCAGATAAAAATAGAGCATATATTTCCTTTCAAATTCAAAACAGAGGTATTCTAAGATCAGAATCAGCCAAAAATTTTTGGCGAATTTGTGGGAATTTCAGCTCTAAACAACCAATTCATCAATCACAGAAACTTCTATATTGGTACATAGATAA
Protein-coding sequences here:
- the LOC8080251 gene encoding ATP-dependent DNA helicase PIF1, which codes for MCSFSKQSGTAELLRRASLIIWDEVAMTKRQCVETLDRSLQDIMECGLPFGGKVMVFGGDFRQVLPVVPRGTRAQVTDATLQKSYLWDQIRKIRLTQNMRAQSDPWFSEYLLRIGNGTEETIGDDYVRLPDDIVIGYTDTDEAVNRLISSVFPSLEEHATSAAYMSGRAILSTKNEHVDRLNALMIERFPGEEKVYHSFDTIVDDPQNHFPIDFLNSITPNGLPPHELKLKINCPVILLRNLDPNNGLCNGTRLMVRALQDNAIDAEIVGGQHVRKRVFIPRLPLSPSDDISLPFKFKRKQFPVRLSFAMTINKSQGQTIPNVGIYLPEPVFSHGQLYVGLSRGVSRSTTRILAKPKEELDPTGKSTKNIVFKDVLNW